Proteins found in one Haloarcula litorea genomic segment:
- a CDS encoding NAD(P)/FAD-dependent oxidoreductase, translating to MTEHVVIVGGGTGGTVLANDLADRLEPELDAGDVRVTLVNDDPDHVYKPVWLYVPFGQREPDDGRRPLDDLVDDAIDLRIDRVSDIDTEAQRLQFHGSAPPVSYDYLVLATGSTLEPDQIPGLTEGGHNYYSESGATDLRDELLEFTEGDLVLSVIGTPHMCPAAPLEFVFMADDWLRERGLREDVDITYTYPIQRVHGNPHIAEWARPIMEERDIQVETFFNAESVDPDAETITSMEGTELDYDLLVTIPPHGGIDLIEEAGLGDDGWVDVDKHTLEAEAADNVYALGDTADTGVPNAGSVAHYQAGVVGQRLASGIRGRPATATYDGKTLCFIETGMDAASFVEFDYENPPSPAPPSEKLHWSKLAYNESYWLTARGLL from the coding sequence ATGACTGAACACGTCGTTATCGTCGGCGGCGGGACCGGCGGCACCGTCCTCGCGAACGACCTCGCCGACCGACTCGAACCCGAACTCGACGCCGGTGACGTCCGAGTCACGCTCGTCAACGACGACCCCGACCACGTCTATAAGCCGGTCTGGCTGTACGTGCCGTTCGGCCAGCGCGAACCCGACGACGGCCGTCGCCCGCTCGACGACCTCGTCGACGACGCAATCGATCTCCGGATCGACCGCGTGTCCGACATCGACACCGAGGCCCAGCGGCTCCAGTTCCACGGGAGTGCCCCACCAGTCAGCTACGACTACCTCGTGCTGGCGACCGGCTCGACGTTGGAGCCCGACCAGATTCCGGGCCTCACGGAGGGCGGTCACAACTACTACAGCGAGTCGGGCGCGACCGACTTGCGCGACGAACTGTTGGAGTTCACCGAGGGTGACCTCGTGTTGAGCGTCATCGGGACGCCCCACATGTGTCCGGCGGCACCACTCGAATTCGTCTTCATGGCCGACGACTGGCTCCGCGAGCGCGGCCTCCGCGAGGATGTCGATATCACGTATACGTATCCGATCCAACGCGTCCACGGCAACCCTCACATCGCCGAGTGGGCCCGCCCCATCATGGAGGAACGGGACATCCAGGTGGAGACGTTCTTCAACGCCGAGTCGGTCGACCCCGACGCGGAGACCATCACGTCGATGGAGGGGACCGAACTCGACTACGACCTCCTCGTGACGATTCCACCCCACGGCGGCATCGACCTGATCGAAGAGGCTGGGCTCGGCGACGACGGCTGGGTCGACGTCGACAAGCACACGCTCGAAGCAGAAGCTGCCGACAACGTCTACGCGCTCGGCGACACCGCCGACACCGGCGTCCCGAACGCGGGCAGCGTCGCCCACTACCAGGCCGGCGTCGTCGGGCAGCGCCTCGCCAGCGGGATTCGCGGCCGCCCGGCGACCGCGACCTACGACGGGAAGACGCTGTGCTTCATCGAGACGGGGATGGACGCGGCGTCGTTCGTCGAGTTCGACTACGAGAATCCGCCGTCGCCGGCGCCGCCCTCGGAGAAGCTCCACTGGTCGAAACTGGCGTACAACGAGTCCTACTGGCTCACCGCGCGGGGACTGCTCTGA
- a CDS encoding sulfurtransferase TusA family protein, producing the protein MTDIEPDDTVDARGAACPGPLMDLIGKIRSAESGDVIRLLSDNDQSLTDVPEWAEEAGNELLAVEELDDHNEFYVEKA; encoded by the coding sequence ATGACTGACATCGAGCCTGACGACACCGTCGATGCCAGAGGCGCAGCATGCCCCGGCCCGTTGATGGACCTCATCGGAAAGATTCGGAGCGCCGAGTCCGGGGACGTGATCCGACTGCTGAGCGACAACGACCAGTCGCTCACCGACGTCCCCGAGTGGGCCGAGGAAGCCGGCAACGAGCTACTCGCGGTCGAAGAGCTCGACGACCACAACGAGTTCTACGTGGAGAAAGCATGA
- a CDS encoding class I SAM-dependent methyltransferase, producing the protein MERFQNTGQPDWDWWSKLWPTPGATLRELGVESGESVAEVGCGSGYFALPAARIADPEPVYAIDLDASLLGELDDLAEQQDIENVVPTHGDARNLTGVLPDSVSTLVVANTFHGVDDQSGLVEQAFRVIEPGGSLIIVNWHDRPRETTTVGTEPRGPPTKLRMTPRETEEAVLPAAAFTLDRQVELPPYHYALVFER; encoded by the coding sequence ATGGAGCGCTTCCAGAACACCGGCCAACCCGACTGGGACTGGTGGAGCAAACTCTGGCCGACACCCGGCGCGACGCTCCGGGAACTCGGCGTCGAATCCGGCGAGTCGGTCGCCGAAGTCGGCTGTGGAAGCGGCTACTTTGCCCTTCCAGCTGCCCGAATTGCCGACCCTGAGCCTGTTTACGCTATCGACCTTGATGCGTCACTGCTCGGTGAACTCGATGATCTCGCTGAGCAGCAGGACATCGAGAACGTCGTTCCGACTCACGGTGACGCCCGGAACCTGACTGGGGTCCTCCCCGACTCAGTCAGCACGCTCGTCGTGGCAAACACGTTCCACGGCGTCGACGACCAGTCGGGGTTGGTCGAGCAGGCGTTCCGGGTGATCGAACCTGGCGGAAGCCTGATCATCGTCAACTGGCATGACCGCCCACGTGAAACGACGACTGTCGGAACCGAACCCCGCGGACCTCCGACGAAACTTCGGATGACGCCGAGAGAAACTGAAGAAGCCGTGCTTCCGGCCGCAGCGTTCACGCTCGACCGGCAGGTCGAGTTGCCGCCGTACCACTACGCGCTCGTGTTCGAGCGGTGA
- a CDS encoding YgaP-like transmembrane domain has translation MGMKNNIGAADSRIRIGGGLGLAAVGVASLGGLLGVGTVVGTVLALLGLVLAGTGLVRVCLLYRLLGVDTSGSR, from the coding sequence GTGGGTATGAAGAACAATATTGGTGCGGCAGACAGCCGAATCCGGATCGGTGGCGGGCTGGGTTTGGCGGCTGTCGGAGTGGCCTCACTCGGAGGGCTGCTTGGAGTTGGGACGGTGGTTGGCACAGTCCTGGCCCTGCTGGGTCTCGTTCTCGCCGGGACTGGCCTCGTTCGAGTCTGCCTCCTATATCGCCTGCTGGGAGTGGATACGTCGGGGTCCCGCTAG
- a CDS encoding DsbA family protein, producing the protein MDEEGNITRRRALIAGGAVLAFGSGVAYMGSRSGASGQHYVPDTTHAGSGTTGFDVDLDGRPIAGERDAPIDIYYWTDYLCPFCKQFETETLPELGREHLDTGDARLAVLPYPNIGEYSTPAAVWGRCVWSQVADSDPDAFWNWHAAVFAEQPESGTDWADDETFAAVTEQTAGVDLSAVETCREERGVSIRERIEPNVGVARESRIQGTPGFVLYNRDSGAAGKLVGAHPYENFAEAIEKVMEA; encoded by the coding sequence ATGGACGAAGAGGGCAATATCACTCGGCGGAGAGCACTCATCGCCGGCGGCGCGGTGCTCGCGTTCGGTAGTGGTGTCGCCTACATGGGATCACGATCTGGTGCGAGCGGACAGCACTACGTCCCCGACACCACGCACGCTGGTTCCGGGACGACCGGATTCGACGTCGACCTCGACGGCCGCCCCATCGCCGGTGAACGCGACGCGCCGATAGACATCTACTACTGGACGGACTATCTGTGCCCGTTCTGCAAGCAGTTCGAGACGGAGACACTCCCAGAACTCGGCCGAGAGCACCTCGACACCGGCGACGCGCGCCTGGCCGTGCTGCCCTACCCGAACATCGGAGAATACTCCACGCCAGCGGCGGTCTGGGGGCGTTGCGTGTGGTCGCAGGTCGCCGACAGCGACCCGGACGCGTTCTGGAACTGGCACGCGGCGGTCTTCGCCGAACAGCCAGAGTCCGGCACGGATTGGGCCGACGACGAAACGTTCGCGGCGGTCACCGAACAGACAGCTGGCGTTGACCTGTCCGCGGTCGAGACCTGCCGTGAGGAACGCGGCGTGTCGATCCGGGAGCGAATCGAGCCGAACGTCGGCGTGGCCCGGGAGTCGAGAATCCAGGGGACGCCCGGGTTCGTACTCTACAACCGTGACTCCGGGGCGGCTGGAAAGCTCGTCGGCGCCCACCCCTACGAGAATTTCGCCGAGGCGATCGAGAAGGTGATGGAGGCGTGA
- a CDS encoding helix-turn-helix domain-containing protein, with the protein MVATSVREDLERDLGCLDLLGCIHGLNERDQVVFQLLQQAEEGLTVDDVADRMDCERSTAYRSISRLLEAGVVVQEQVNYEHGGYYYVYRSRTSEEVAHDMQRLLNDWYAAIGQLIQEFEDRYSRDLEDREKEPIESCL; encoded by the coding sequence ATGGTGGCCACGTCAGTGCGTGAGGACCTCGAGCGCGATCTGGGGTGCCTTGACCTCCTGGGCTGCATTCACGGACTCAACGAGCGGGATCAGGTGGTCTTTCAGCTGCTACAACAGGCAGAGGAGGGTCTTACCGTCGACGACGTCGCAGATCGAATGGATTGTGAACGTTCGACTGCGTATCGTTCGATATCTCGACTCCTTGAGGCCGGCGTGGTAGTTCAGGAGCAAGTAAACTACGAGCACGGAGGGTACTACTACGTGTATCGTTCGCGGACATCCGAGGAAGTTGCACACGACATGCAGCGATTGCTCAACGATTGGTATGCGGCCATCGGACAGCTTATTCAGGAGTTCGAAGACCGGTACAGCCGGGACTTGGAGGATCGCGAGAAGGAGCCGATTGAGTCCTGTCTCTGA
- a CDS encoding DUF302 domain-containing protein: MALPIDPSQIDPADIGEEQVTLEMSHDEAIEHVREVFTDAGFGIPVEFSPSEMLNEKVDAGRDPYYVLGACNPEVADRALDATDNQLGALMPCNVVVWEEEPGKQVVYHVSIMRIARLIGIASDDDEMADIVADTGELVDEAFANL, translated from the coding sequence ATGGCACTCCCAATCGACCCAAGCCAGATCGACCCTGCGGACATCGGTGAAGAACAGGTAACTCTCGAAATGAGCCACGATGAAGCGATCGAACACGTCCGCGAGGTGTTCACGGACGCGGGTTTCGGCATCCCCGTCGAGTTCTCGCCCTCCGAGATGCTCAACGAGAAGGTCGACGCCGGCCGCGACCCCTACTACGTGCTGGGGGCGTGCAACCCCGAAGTCGCCGACCGCGCGCTGGACGCAACCGACAACCAACTCGGTGCACTGATGCCGTGCAACGTCGTCGTTTGGGAAGAAGAACCGGGCAAGCAGGTCGTCTATCACGTCTCCATCATGCGCATCGCCCGCCTCATCGGGATAGCGTCCGACGACGACGAGATGGCAGACATCGTCGCCGACACCGGCGAACTCGTCGACGAGGCGTTCGCGAACCTCTAA
- a CDS encoding class I SAM-dependent methyltransferase codes for MGHHTFDADRADKLEEAQRRYRSLSAEELLWALSPDGDETVADLGSGTGFYTDDVAPTVDHVYAVDIQDAMHDYYREKGVPENVDLVTSGVDDLPLDSDSLDAAFSTMTYHEFANEQALSELSRVLASQGTLVIVDWAASGSGSHGPPVDERYSATETANALRQHGFTVEFEALRPETFLVTASAE; via the coding sequence ATGGGACATCACACGTTCGACGCCGACCGCGCTGACAAACTCGAAGAGGCACAGCGACGGTACCGGTCCCTCTCCGCGGAGGAACTCCTCTGGGCGCTCTCTCCAGATGGAGACGAAACGGTCGCAGATCTGGGCAGCGGGACCGGGTTCTACACCGACGACGTCGCACCGACTGTCGACCACGTGTACGCCGTCGACATTCAGGATGCGATGCACGACTACTACCGGGAGAAAGGCGTCCCCGAGAACGTCGACCTCGTGACGAGTGGCGTGGACGACCTCCCACTCGATTCCGACAGTCTCGACGCGGCGTTCTCGACGATGACCTACCACGAGTTCGCGAACGAACAGGCGTTGAGCGAACTCAGTCGCGTGCTCGCCTCACAGGGGACGCTCGTTATCGTGGACTGGGCAGCTTCCGGAAGTGGGTCTCACGGCCCACCCGTTGACGAGCGGTATTCCGCCACCGAGACGGCGAACGCGCTCCGCCAGCATGGATTCACAGTCGAATTCGAAGCGCTCCGGCCAGAAACGTTTCTGGTAACGGCATCAGCCGAATAA
- a CDS encoding PAS domain S-box protein has protein sequence MTGDVGVHLDSTLFLDSQPIEILHIEDDPSFADLVATFLEREQDAFTVRTETDPRDALAILEADTCSVDCIVSDYDMPGLDGLAVLERVRETHPEIPFILFTGKGSEEIASEAITAGVTDYLQKAGGTEQYSVLANRIQNAVGGYRAERYNRGLEAIETAQDGISILNEDGYIEYANTACAEILGYTREELIGLHWETFYHDDDIDAVYDVLLPEARDGRWHGTTTFVRKNGSELDIEHTLSYTEDGSLICTLSPQATVDAGESKLSAKEQAMDEAPIGILLTDPHQEDNPIIYANDEFTDLTGYGKREIIGRNCRFLQGEATEDEPVQTLRTAIDSRESATVELRNYRKDGTEFWNRVRVAPLFDDDGELDLFVGFQDDVTDRKQYEQQLQSHSARLEALFEHSPDMFAVHDIDGVIRDVNQRLCDELGYTESELLGRKVWDIDPTADPERASSFWKKLPPNTPHRFEGQLERKDGSAFPIEVHLIRLNLEGKDRFVAMDRDISDQKRRERELVQQNERLDRFTSVVSHDLRNPLQVAEGRLELLREDCDSDHIDDIDHALDRMDSLIEDLLTLAQTGEEAMTLESIQLSNLVETIWETVSATDAILRVETERTVEADRDQLRQLLTNLLRNSVEHGGPAVTVTVGDTANGFYVADDGAGLPEAAGEDVFDAGYTTADNGTGFGLSIVEEVASRHGWTVTASNGACGGARFEISTE, from the coding sequence ATGACCGGTGACGTTGGAGTCCATCTGGACTCGACGCTATTCCTAGATTCACAACCCATCGAGATACTACACATCGAGGACGACCCAAGCTTCGCTGATCTTGTCGCGACCTTCCTCGAGCGCGAGCAAGACGCGTTTACCGTTCGCACCGAGACCGACCCCCGTGACGCACTTGCGATTCTCGAAGCAGATACCTGTTCAGTGGACTGTATCGTGAGCGATTATGATATGCCGGGTTTGGACGGTTTGGCCGTCTTAGAACGAGTGAGGGAGACCCACCCTGAAATTCCGTTTATCCTCTTTACCGGGAAAGGAAGCGAGGAGATAGCCAGCGAAGCCATCACAGCCGGTGTCACCGACTATCTCCAGAAAGCCGGCGGCACGGAACAGTACAGCGTTCTCGCCAACCGCATCCAGAACGCGGTCGGTGGGTATCGGGCTGAACGATACAACCGTGGTCTTGAAGCCATCGAGACCGCCCAAGACGGGATCAGCATTCTCAACGAAGACGGCTACATCGAGTACGCGAACACCGCCTGTGCAGAGATACTCGGCTACACCCGTGAGGAGCTCATCGGTCTCCACTGGGAGACGTTCTATCACGACGACGATATCGATGCCGTCTACGACGTACTCCTCCCAGAAGCACGCGACGGCCGCTGGCACGGAACCACGACGTTCGTCCGAAAGAACGGGAGCGAACTCGACATCGAACATACCCTCTCGTACACAGAGGACGGCTCACTCATCTGCACGCTCAGTCCACAGGCAACGGTTGACGCCGGCGAGTCAAAGCTGTCTGCAAAAGAGCAAGCGATGGACGAAGCGCCCATCGGAATTCTCCTAACCGACCCTCACCAGGAGGATAATCCGATCATCTACGCAAACGACGAATTCACCGACCTGACCGGCTACGGGAAACGAGAGATAATCGGCCGGAACTGCCGATTTCTCCAAGGCGAAGCGACTGAAGACGAACCTGTCCAAACCCTCCGGACTGCGATCGACAGTCGGGAATCGGCGACCGTCGAGTTACGAAACTACCGGAAAGATGGAACTGAGTTCTGGAACCGCGTCCGTGTCGCCCCGCTGTTCGACGACGATGGAGAGTTGGATCTCTTTGTCGGGTTCCAAGATGACGTCACGGACCGCAAACAGTACGAACAGCAGTTACAGTCCCATAGCGCACGACTAGAGGCGCTGTTTGAGCATTCGCCGGATATGTTTGCAGTCCACGACATCGACGGTGTGATTCGGGATGTTAACCAGCGGCTGTGTGACGAACTCGGCTATACCGAATCAGAACTTCTGGGACGGAAGGTCTGGGACATCGATCCAACAGCCGACCCGGAGCGAGCGTCATCGTTCTGGAAGAAACTCCCACCGAATACTCCACACCGATTTGAAGGCCAACTCGAGCGCAAAGACGGGTCGGCGTTCCCCATCGAGGTCCATCTCATCCGGCTCAATTTGGAGGGGAAAGACCGATTCGTGGCGATGGACCGCGACATCAGCGACCAGAAGCGACGCGAACGCGAACTCGTCCAACAGAACGAGCGGCTTGACCGGTTCACGAGTGTCGTGAGCCACGACTTGCGCAACCCGCTGCAAGTCGCGGAGGGACGTCTCGAGTTACTGCGTGAGGACTGCGACAGCGATCACATCGACGATATCGACCATGCGCTGGACCGGATGGATTCACTCATCGAGGACTTGCTGACACTCGCTCAAACTGGCGAGGAAGCGATGACACTTGAGTCCATCCAGTTATCGAATCTTGTTGAAACCATCTGGGAGACAGTATCTGCTACTGATGCGATATTAAGGGTTGAAACCGAACGGACCGTCGAGGCCGACCGCGATCAACTCCGGCAGCTCCTAACTAACCTCCTTCGGAACTCGGTCGAGCACGGCGGGCCAGCCGTGACAGTAACAGTCGGAGACACAGCGAACGGGTTCTATGTCGCCGACGACGGAGCCGGCCTTCCTGAGGCCGCGGGAGAAGACGTGTTTGACGCTGGATATACGACAGCCGACAACGGGACAGGGTTCGGCCTCAGCATCGTCGAGGAAGTCGCTAGCAGGCACGGCTGGACAGTCACAGCCTCTAACGGCGCTTGCGGGGGTGCGCGGTTCGAGATTTCAACCGAGTGA